A stretch of the Campylobacter sp. 19-13652 genome encodes the following:
- the fliE gene encoding flagellar hook-basal body complex protein FliE produces MNGINELNGLNLNQTQAQKTKNQSDKLDFASVLNESLKELNEVQESADKAIADLATGEVKDLHQAAIAIGKAETSMKLMLEIRNKALSAYKEISRTQI; encoded by the coding sequence ATGAATGGTATAAATGAACTAAATGGATTAAATTTAAACCAAACCCAAGCTCAAAAAACAAAAAATCAGAGCGATAAACTAGACTTTGCTAGTGTACTAAATGAGTCCCTAAAAGAGCTAAATGAGGTACAAGAAAGCGCAGATAAAGCAATAGCAGACCTTGCTACAGGCGAGGTAAAAGACCTGCACCAAGCGGCCATTGCCATAGGTAAAGCAGAAACTAGCATGAAGCTTATGCTCGAAATTCGTAACAAGGCTTTAAGCGCATATAAAGAGATCTCAAGAACACAAATTTAA